In Bacillus sp. SB49, a single window of DNA contains:
- a CDS encoding ATP-binding protein: MKILEWKIYGFGKWNDQSMELSTTQVNLLTGPNEAGKSTLYQFILFMLFGMNPKQRERYLPKSGGAMGGRLVIETETEGVVSIERIHDRHNGRAVCRMETGEEYGEEWLGELLGAADRHVYQSIFSFNSEDLLSLEEVTGENLGELLLNIGLTGSDEIYQTEKWLEKMTEDRFKPKGRKPIINEQLQRLETLDCERRAAEMEEKDYRRFLEEEKRTREELDYLDQAWQENLNRLYRAQQLIKARPVLLQYHQTKEEAEGKDKNLPFPVSGRERYQQLRESLLPLESEQRMLESRIEELREEQAELLDKVDEDMGGLAPSVLAEKEGYERLSHEQEQLEERRLSLNESVNRDLKNMDVPVGVEELDEYTLPFYIEETWRDLHAESQMVEQEERRIEEQWTEMSRTFDRVEVRKAEIEEERISRDQRDRYEKQIEAAYESAAASNPDRQGRTTKDQLYKRRTVGAGAAVGFVLFIGILIASGAGNGWFYLLLLGLAAISGAAAFMSHKRIRILAVSAANKLPISPHGLEEARRQMKREEKLQAEWEHLHQQWKRLSQEEIRLEEKRSHLSQRKNRLDAGIDEQKSLYPFLTSLQLAYWEKLYHLLTRARDKKLELNQTVKRMEENREQLLLSEERLKAFHHQMNWEFNSKDVQRGWQRLSDWIHEQERIDERRQQLEQSILGMKEKAKTCLDRMKVYQDKKYELFSMAGVDKEEDFLLKSKEKEEAEDLHARLYELGQRVEGMLSDEEQQEYAVWSMVPDESFLHATVEKFQAEKEQLEAKKKDTQKLLVETTSKLQSLERSGRRSETAHRFQTEKDRLQEQVKEWAKYQMALQFLRKTKQAYKDGYLPRVMDAAERYFHKLTKGKYGEIFLSEGTEVIQVRDGDGVVYNPEELSRGTRDQLYVSFRLALAETMADSFQLPFLVDDAFVHFDKDRLDTMLQILEDISLRNQVLLFSWRSDLSVHFRSAHTIELTS, encoded by the coding sequence GTGAAAATCCTCGAGTGGAAAATTTACGGATTCGGAAAATGGAACGACCAGTCGATGGAGCTCTCCACTACTCAGGTGAACCTGTTAACCGGCCCGAATGAAGCAGGTAAGTCGACGTTGTATCAATTCATCCTGTTCATGCTTTTCGGTATGAATCCAAAACAAAGAGAACGTTATCTGCCGAAATCCGGCGGAGCAATGGGGGGGCGGTTGGTGATAGAGACGGAAACAGAAGGGGTCGTATCGATCGAGCGCATCCATGATCGTCATAACGGCCGTGCCGTCTGTAGGATGGAAACAGGGGAAGAATATGGGGAAGAATGGTTAGGAGAGCTTCTCGGAGCCGCTGATCGGCATGTGTATCAATCGATATTCAGCTTCAATTCTGAAGACCTTCTTTCCCTGGAGGAAGTTACCGGAGAAAATCTTGGCGAGTTACTGCTGAATATCGGTCTCACAGGGTCCGACGAAATTTATCAAACTGAGAAATGGTTGGAGAAGATGACGGAAGACCGTTTTAAGCCGAAAGGGAGAAAGCCGATCATTAACGAGCAGCTGCAACGATTGGAAACTCTCGATTGCGAGCGAAGAGCGGCTGAAATGGAAGAGAAAGATTACCGGCGATTCCTGGAGGAAGAGAAGCGTACGCGCGAGGAGCTCGATTATCTTGACCAAGCGTGGCAGGAGAATTTGAACCGTCTATACAGAGCACAGCAGCTAATCAAAGCGAGGCCGGTGCTGCTGCAGTATCACCAAACGAAGGAAGAGGCGGAAGGCAAAGATAAGAACCTCCCCTTCCCGGTGTCCGGAAGAGAACGTTACCAGCAGTTAAGAGAATCTCTGCTTCCGTTAGAGTCGGAACAAAGAATGCTGGAAAGCAGGATAGAAGAGCTGAGAGAGGAACAGGCGGAACTCCTGGACAAGGTGGATGAAGATATGGGGGGGTTGGCCCCGTCTGTTTTAGCTGAAAAAGAGGGTTACGAGAGGCTCAGCCATGAACAGGAACAGTTGGAAGAGCGCCGACTGTCCTTGAATGAATCTGTCAACAGGGACTTGAAGAATATGGATGTTCCGGTGGGAGTGGAGGAACTCGACGAGTATACTCTGCCTTTCTATATTGAGGAAACATGGCGTGATCTACATGCAGAGTCCCAAATGGTGGAGCAGGAAGAGCGTCGTATAGAAGAACAGTGGACGGAGATGTCGCGGACTTTTGATCGTGTAGAAGTCCGAAAGGCAGAGATCGAGGAAGAACGGATCAGCAGGGATCAGCGGGACAGGTATGAAAAGCAGATAGAAGCTGCTTATGAGTCGGCTGCCGCTTCCAATCCGGACAGACAGGGACGTACGACAAAGGATCAGCTCTATAAACGGAGAACGGTTGGTGCAGGTGCAGCTGTGGGTTTTGTCCTGTTTATCGGTATTCTGATTGCATCAGGCGCTGGTAATGGATGGTTTTATCTACTCCTCCTTGGACTCGCCGCCATAAGCGGAGCAGCCGCCTTTATGAGTCATAAAAGGATCCGCATCCTCGCTGTATCTGCGGCAAATAAGCTTCCTATATCCCCGCACGGTCTGGAGGAAGCGAGAAGACAGATGAAGAGAGAGGAAAAGCTTCAGGCGGAGTGGGAACATTTGCACCAACAATGGAAACGACTCAGCCAAGAGGAGATTCGACTTGAGGAAAAGCGCAGCCATTTGTCGCAGAGAAAGAATAGACTGGACGCCGGCATCGACGAACAGAAAAGTCTGTACCCATTCCTGACATCGTTGCAGCTCGCTTATTGGGAAAAACTCTATCATCTATTGACGAGAGCCCGGGATAAGAAGTTGGAGTTGAATCAAACGGTGAAGAGAATGGAAGAGAATAGAGAGCAGCTTCTTCTTTCTGAAGAGCGGCTGAAAGCTTTTCATCACCAGATGAATTGGGAATTTAACTCGAAGGATGTGCAGAGAGGATGGCAGCGGCTCTCGGACTGGATTCATGAGCAGGAAAGGATCGATGAAAGAAGGCAGCAGCTGGAACAATCCATTTTAGGAATGAAGGAAAAGGCGAAAACCTGCCTGGATCGGATGAAAGTCTATCAGGATAAAAAGTATGAGCTTTTTTCCATGGCAGGTGTTGATAAGGAAGAAGACTTCCTGTTGAAGTCGAAGGAGAAAGAGGAAGCAGAAGATCTTCACGCACGGCTTTATGAACTCGGACAAAGAGTGGAGGGAATGCTGTCGGACGAAGAGCAGCAGGAATACGCCGTATGGTCGATGGTCCCTGACGAATCGTTTCTTCATGCAACAGTGGAGAAATTTCAGGCAGAGAAAGAGCAGCTGGAAGCGAAGAAGAAAGATACCCAGAAATTGCTTGTGGAAACGACAAGCAAGCTTCAATCACTGGAACGTTCCGGTCGGCGCTCGGAAACGGCACATCGTTTTCAAACAGAGAAAGACCGCCTTCAGGAACAAGTGAAAGAGTGGGCGAAATATCAAATGGCACTTCAGTTTCTTAGAAAAACCAAGCAAGCGTACAAGGATGGCTATCTACCTCGTGTGATGGATGCGGCGGAACGTTATTTTCATAAGCTTACGAAGGGCAAGTACGGGGAGATTTTTCTTTCGGAAGGTACGGAGGTTATACAGGTAAGGGATGGGGATGGCGTCGTCTACAATCCTGAAGAACTATCCAGAGGTACGAGGGACCAGTTGTATGTTTCCTTCCGTCTTGCCTTGGCGGAAACCATGGCGGATTCGTTCCAGCTTCCGTTTCTTGTGGATGATGCGTTTGTCCATTTTGATAAGGATCGTCTTGATACGATGCTGCAGATTCTGGAAGATATTTCTTTGAGGAATCAGGTGCTGCTTTTCTCATGGAGAAGCGACTTGTCTGTGCATTTCCGCTCTGCCCATACGATCGAGTTAACATCGTAA